In a genomic window of Mageeibacillus indolicus UPII9-5:
- a CDS encoding Maf family protein: MSLTLLSPLSLPLPLVLASSSPRRKEILRLAGYDFTSVAPRVDETLDLSFPCSEETATAAIKKLALRKAEHVYLEKQKSCICLGADTVIYFQGKILGKPADSAHAAQMLRELSGQKHLVITGVAILAPSKIDSFAVCSEVEFYDLSESQIAAYVATGSPLDKAGSYGVQDQGALLIKHLSGDFYGVMGLPIAAVHRHLSQLL; this comes from the coding sequence ATGTCATTAACTTTACTTTCACCTTTATCGTTGCCCTTGCCTTTAGTACTGGCTAGCTCTTCGCCACGCCGCAAAGAAATCTTACGTTTGGCCGGCTATGACTTTACCTCCGTTGCACCGCGGGTGGACGAAACTCTCGATCTCAGCTTTCCCTGTTCCGAGGAGACTGCAACAGCGGCGATAAAAAAACTCGCCTTGCGCAAGGCAGAACACGTGTATTTAGAGAAGCAAAAATCTTGCATCTGCTTAGGTGCCGACACGGTCATTTATTTTCAAGGGAAAATTTTAGGCAAGCCAGCTGACTCTGCACACGCTGCTCAAATGTTGCGTGAATTAAGCGGGCAAAAACACCTGGTCATTACCGGAGTAGCAATTTTAGCCCCGAGCAAAATTGACAGTTTTGCGGTATGCTCCGAGGTTGAATTTTATGATTTAAGTGAATCACAGATCGCAGCTTACGTCGCCACCGGTTCCCCGCTTGATAAAGCCGGCAGTTATGGGGTACAAGATCAAGGTGCGTTGTTGATCAAACACCTAAGCGGAGATTTTTATGGCGTGATGGGGTTGCCCATAGCCGCCGTCCACCGACACTTAAGCCAGCTGCTGTAA
- a CDS encoding glycerophosphodiester phosphodiesterase — protein sequence MQTKILAHRGASAYAPENTMAAFELAHQMHADGLEIDVHLTKDQVLVVAHDEDIKRVSDGSGLIKDYTLNELRHFNFANGYTAQPFYQIPTLNEVLELVKATGMILNIELKNSIIFYPELEERTLKAVHDMKLDEQIIYSSFNHYSVVKMKHLGTTSPCGLLYDSPLYMPWRYADTLGVDALHPHYKNLMIPDYVKESHARKLQVNPWTVNERNDMQRLYTLGVDSIITNHPDIALEVRTATTK from the coding sequence ATGCAAACAAAAATTTTGGCGCATCGCGGGGCTTCAGCCTACGCCCCAGAAAACACTATGGCTGCTTTTGAATTGGCACATCAAATGCACGCTGACGGTCTAGAAATAGACGTTCATCTCACTAAAGACCAAGTTCTGGTTGTCGCCCATGATGAAGACATCAAGCGCGTTTCCGACGGTTCCGGTCTCATCAAAGACTATACCCTAAACGAATTGCGTCATTTCAACTTCGCCAACGGTTACACTGCTCAACCTTTTTATCAGATTCCGACACTGAATGAAGTTTTGGAGCTGGTAAAAGCTACCGGCATGATTCTTAATATAGAGTTGAAAAATTCAATTATTTTTTATCCTGAACTAGAAGAACGAACCTTAAAGGCTGTGCATGATATGAAACTAGATGAGCAAATCATTTACTCCTCTTTCAATCATTATTCCGTCGTCAAAATGAAGCACCTCGGCACGACTTCCCCTTGTGGCCTACTCTATGATTCACCGTTGTACATGCCTTGGCGGTATGCCGATACCCTCGGAGTCGATGCCCTGCATCCGCATTATAAAAATCTTATGATTCCCGACTACGTCAAGGAAAGTCACGCGCGCAAACTGCAAGTGAATCCTTGGACCGTAAACGAACGAAACGACATGCAAAGGCTTTACACCTTAGGCGTAGATTCCATAATCACTAACCACCCAGATATCGCCTTGGAAGTGCGAACTGCCACCACCAAATAA